One Roseovarius bejariae genomic region harbors:
- a CDS encoding vWA domain-containing protein: protein MRKAFQILLTSFSAAVTAAPALAADDVMVVFDGSNSMWGQIDGTAKIEIARDVIGNLTAELEPTANVGLMAYGHRRRGDCSDIEVVLPPAPLDRSTFLDEIAKITPTGKTPLTDAVAQAAETLSFRDRPATVVLISDGVESCQRDPCALAGDLERRGVDFTAHVVGFGLGANEDTRSLACIADQTGGQYIAAADAAELGAALSTVGAAVAQSAPAPEPEPEPEPQFTLTAPESVTQGAAFEFSWNPAGDNPRDYVTIVPMGAEDGTYESYIRVQDDTAGSLVAPAETGLYDLRYMLKDTGTTAGSTPVEVVPAEVTVSGPETAVTGASFDVTWTGAVHPRDYVTIVPMGTEDGKYASYFRVGDHQKDSLVAPAEPGLYELRYMLKEGAKVMARAPIEVTEPEVTVSGPETAMTGASFDVTWTGAVHPRDYVTIVPMGTEDGQYASYFRVGDHQKDSLVAPAEPGLYELRYMLKEGAKVMARAPIEVTEPEVTVSGPDQVRAGDEVLAEWTGAVHPRDYVTIVPMGTPDQDSGDYKRVGDHAKAKLTAPEATGLYELRYVLNEGKRVMARHSLEVLSKDAQLSTGAQLQAPDSATAGATIEVSWSVDGESADQRITLAKGNQPIFTWIVAHKIDGPPPISLTLPEEPGQYELRFLDVAGQKVLSRAPIEVK from the coding sequence ATGCGCAAAGCCTTTCAGATACTTCTGACCTCGTTCAGCGCCGCCGTCACCGCAGCGCCCGCTCTGGCGGCTGATGATGTCATGGTGGTTTTCGATGGCTCCAATTCGATGTGGGGCCAGATTGACGGGACCGCGAAAATCGAAATCGCGCGCGACGTGATCGGCAACCTCACCGCCGAGCTGGAGCCGACGGCGAACGTCGGGCTGATGGCCTATGGCCACCGCCGCCGCGGCGATTGCAGCGACATCGAAGTGGTCTTGCCCCCTGCCCCACTGGACCGTTCCACATTTCTGGATGAGATCGCCAAGATCACACCCACGGGCAAAACCCCACTCACCGACGCGGTCGCACAAGCCGCCGAAACGCTGTCATTCCGCGACCGCCCGGCCACCGTGGTCCTGATTTCCGACGGTGTCGAAAGCTGTCAGCGCGACCCCTGCGCACTGGCCGGCGATCTCGAACGGCGCGGCGTGGATTTCACCGCCCATGTCGTGGGCTTCGGCCTTGGCGCGAATGAAGACACGCGCTCGCTGGCCTGCATCGCGGATCAGACCGGCGGCCAATACATCGCCGCTGCCGATGCCGCCGAACTGGGCGCGGCCCTGAGCACGGTCGGCGCCGCCGTGGCCCAAAGCGCCCCCGCACCTGAGCCTGAGCCCGAACCTGAACCGCAATTCACCCTGACCGCCCCCGAAAGCGTAACCCAAGGGGCCGCCTTCGAGTTTTCTTGGAATCCGGCAGGCGACAACCCGCGCGATTACGTGACCATCGTGCCGATGGGTGCCGAGGATGGCACCTATGAAAGCTATATCCGGGTTCAGGACGACACCGCAGGCAGCCTCGTGGCCCCCGCCGAAACCGGCCTCTATGACCTGCGCTACATGCTGAAAGACACCGGCACCACCGCAGGCAGCACTCCGGTCGAGGTGGTTCCCGCCGAGGTCACCGTCAGCGGCCCCGAAACCGCGGTGACCGGCGCCAGCTTCGATGTCACATGGACCGGCGCGGTCCACCCCCGCGACTACGTCACCATCGTCCCCATGGGCACCGAGGACGGCAAATACGCAAGCTACTTCCGCGTCGGGGATCACCAGAAAGACAGCCTCGTCGCCCCCGCCGAACCGGGCCTTTACGAGCTGCGCTACATGCTCAAGGAAGGCGCCAAGGTCATGGCCCGCGCGCCCATCGAGGTGACCGAACCCGAGGTCACCGTCAGCGGCCCGGAAACCGCGATGACCGGCGCCAGCTTCGATGTCACATGGACCGGCGCGGTCCACCCCCGCGACTACGTCACCATCGTCCCCATGGGCACCGAGGACGGCCAATACGCAAGCTATTTCCGCGTCGGCGATCACCAGAAAGACAGCCTCGTCGCCCCCGCCGAACCGGGCCTTTACGAGCTGCGCTACATGCTCAAGGAAGGCGCCAAGGTCATGGCCCGCGCGCCCATCGAGGTCACCGAACCCGAGGTCACCGTCAGTGGCCCCGACCAAGTCCGCGCCGGGGATGAGGTCTTGGCCGAATGGACCGGCGCGGTCCATCCCCGCGACTACGTCACAATCGTCCCCATGGGCACCCCCGATCAGGACAGTGGCGACTACAAGCGCGTCGGCGACCACGCCAAGGCCAAGCTGACCGCCCCCGAGGCGACCGGCCTCTATGAACTGCGCTATGTCCTGAACGAAGGCAAACGCGTGATGGCACGGCACAGTCTCGAAGTACTGTCAAAGGATGCGCAGCTTTCCACCGGGGCTCAGTTGCAGGCCCCGGACAGCGCCACGGCCGGGGCCACGATCGAGGTTTCCTGGTCCGTGGACGGGGAAAGCGCCGATCAGCGCATCACCCTTGCAAAGGGCAACCAGCCGATCTTCACCTGGATCGTCGCGCACAAGATCGACGGCCCGCCACCGATCAGCCTGACCCTACCCGAAGAGCCCGGCCAGTACGAACTGCGCTTCCTCGACGTGGCCGGGCAAAAGGTGCTGAGCCGCGCGCCCATCGAGGTCAAATAG
- a CDS encoding LysR family transcriptional regulator gives MALKIEMLRGFATVARSGNLSDAASALGRTPSAVSMMLKQLENHLGEPLFETDRKNKLTALGEFTLEQAERELEQFDNTVRAIEGFARASHGHVRVAAVPSVAGSIIPQVFSRHINAFNAVDIELRDMDSSSILHELSRNRVDIGIATLGENDLGLHSRLLMSDRFGVICTSDHPLARCTEPVNWEMLENERLIANSLSAGINAEPSRALHGKALLTAQNLTSIMAMVRTGIGITILPEMAVRALQSNDLTFRPLTDPTAKRQIHLLRKADVTLSPAAQLLEGYIINCAQDLMQPGNDAQNLR, from the coding sequence ATGGCCCTGAAAATCGAAATGCTCCGAGGCTTTGCGACCGTCGCACGCAGCGGCAATCTGAGCGACGCAGCCAGCGCTTTGGGGCGCACCCCCTCGGCCGTTTCGATGATGCTCAAACAACTGGAAAACCACCTTGGCGAGCCATTGTTCGAAACCGACCGCAAGAACAAACTGACCGCATTAGGAGAGTTCACCCTCGAACAGGCCGAACGCGAGTTGGAGCAATTCGACAACACCGTGAGAGCCATTGAAGGCTTCGCCCGCGCCAGCCACGGCCATGTCCGCGTCGCCGCCGTGCCTTCCGTTGCAGGTTCGATCATACCACAGGTTTTTTCTCGCCATATCAATGCGTTCAATGCCGTGGACATCGAACTTCGCGACATGGACTCCAGTTCAATCTTGCATGAATTATCACGCAATCGCGTGGACATCGGCATCGCCACCCTGGGCGAAAACGACCTTGGCCTTCACAGTCGGCTTCTCATGTCGGACAGGTTCGGCGTGATCTGCACATCGGATCACCCGCTCGCCCGCTGTACCGAACCGGTGAATTGGGAGATGCTGGAAAACGAGCGGCTGATCGCCAACAGCCTGTCGGCCGGGATCAACGCCGAGCCCTCACGCGCGCTGCACGGAAAGGCCCTGCTCACGGCGCAAAACCTGACCTCGATCATGGCAATGGTCCGAACCGGCATCGGCATCACCATCCTGCCGGAAATGGCGGTTCGGGCCTTACAGTCCAATGACCTGACGTTCCGCCCCCTCACCGACCCGACCGCCAAGCGGCAAATCCACCTTCTGCGAAAGGCGGATGTCACCCTGTCCCCCGCTGCGCAACTTCTGGAAGGCTATATAATCAACTGCGCCCAGGACCTGATGCAGCCGGGCAATGACGCGCAAAACCTCCGGTGA
- a CDS encoding aldehyde dehydrogenase family protein, whose product MLDIQKNLIAGEWLTGAGEIENRNPSDLSDLVGMFAQATPDQLEIALDAAKAAQAEWEAYGMERKQAVLMNIGNELMARAEELGTLLSREEGKPFAEGKGEVYRAGQFFTYYAAECLRQLGENADSVRPNIEVDVRREAVGTVAVISPWNFPTATASWKIAPALCYGNAVIWKPANATPASAVALTEIIARQDIPKGLFQLVMGAGRDVGQRLVESPKVNAISFTGSVPVGKGIAGAAIQNLTKVQMEMGSKNALAVMDDADLDLAVTLALGGAFGGTGQKCTASSRLIVHEAVHDAFVEKLVAGAQAMKVGHALADGTQIGPVVSEQQLKENLEYVELGKSEGAELACGGARLNMEHEGYYMSPGVFLNTTNQMRINREEMFAPLAAVIKVGSYDEALATVNDTNFGLTSGIVTQNLARATHFRRNAKTGVVTVNLPTAGTDYHVPFGGRGDSSYGPREQGKAAAEFYTTVKTAYIAAGQPE is encoded by the coding sequence ATGCTTGATATCCAAAAAAACCTGATTGCCGGCGAATGGCTGACCGGCGCGGGCGAAATTGAAAACCGCAACCCGTCCGATCTGTCCGATCTGGTCGGTATGTTCGCACAGGCCACCCCGGATCAGCTTGAGATCGCGCTTGATGCCGCCAAGGCGGCGCAGGCCGAATGGGAGGCCTATGGCATGGAGCGCAAGCAGGCGGTGCTGATGAACATCGGCAACGAGTTGATGGCGCGGGCCGAAGAACTGGGCACGCTTCTGAGCCGGGAAGAGGGCAAGCCCTTTGCCGAGGGCAAGGGCGAGGTCTATCGCGCGGGTCAGTTCTTTACCTACTACGCCGCGGAATGCCTGCGGCAACTGGGCGAAAACGCCGATAGCGTACGTCCCAACATCGAGGTCGACGTGCGCCGCGAGGCCGTGGGGACCGTGGCGGTGATCAGCCCGTGGAACTTCCCCACTGCCACGGCAAGCTGGAAAATCGCCCCCGCGCTTTGCTATGGCAACGCGGTCATCTGGAAACCGGCCAATGCCACGCCCGCCTCGGCGGTGGCCCTGACCGAAATCATCGCGCGTCAGGACATCCCCAAGGGCCTGTTCCAACTGGTGATGGGGGCGGGCCGCGACGTGGGGCAGCGCCTTGTGGAAAGCCCCAAGGTCAATGCCATTTCCTTTACCGGGTCGGTGCCGGTGGGCAAGGGGATTGCCGGGGCTGCCATTCAGAACCTCACCAAGGTTCAAATGGAAATGGGTTCTAAAAATGCGCTGGCCGTGATGGACGACGCCGATCTCGATCTGGCGGTCACCCTCGCGCTTGGCGGGGCTTTTGGCGGCACGGGGCAAAAATGCACGGCCTCCTCGCGCTTGATCGTGCATGAGGCCGTTCACGACGCCTTTGTCGAGAAGCTGGTCGCGGGGGCGCAGGCCATGAAGGTTGGCCATGCCTTGGCCGATGGCACGCAAATCGGCCCGGTGGTCAGCGAACAACAGCTCAAGGAGAACCTTGAGTATGTCGAGCTGGGGAAATCCGAAGGCGCGGAACTGGCCTGTGGCGGCGCCCGCCTGAACATGGAGCACGAGGGCTATTACATGTCGCCGGGCGTGTTCCTGAACACCACCAACCAGATGCGCATCAACCGCGAGGAAATGTTCGCGCCGCTGGCCGCCGTGATCAAGGTCGGCAGCTATGACGAGGCGCTGGCCACGGTCAACGACACCAACTTCGGCCTGACCTCGGGGATCGTGACGCAAAACCTTGCCCGCGCGACACACTTCCGCCGGAATGCCAAAACCGGGGTGGTTACCGTCAACCTGCCCACAGCCGGGACCGATTACCACGTGCCCTTCGGGGGCCGCGGCGACAGTTCCTACGGTCCGCGCGAACAGGGCAAAGCGGCGGCGGAATTCTATACCACCGTCAAGACAGCCTATATCGCCGCTGGCCAGCCGGAGTAA
- a CDS encoding membrane dipeptidase, producing MTYRIDCLQYANWSEKVFRQMRDGGVDAVHVTIAYHENFRETVLNIEKWNRWFEQYPDLIFHGEWAGDVAKARETGRTAIFFGFQNPSPIEDDIGLVEVLHKLGARFMQLSYNNQSLLATGCYEAEDPGITRMGKQVIKEMNRVGLVVDMSHSADRSTIEAADISERPIAITHANLHAWQPALRNKRDDVVRAVVENGGMMGFSLYPHHLKGKGDCTVQSFCEMVAQAAERFGTEHFGIGSDLCQDQPDSVVEWMRVGRWSKEIDYGEGSASNPGFPPMPDWFRDNRDFGNIEEGLHGVGFSDAEVAGLMGDNWHRFFDENFTPAHEAPDT from the coding sequence ATGACCTATCGCATCGACTGTCTGCAATATGCCAACTGGTCCGAAAAGGTCTTCCGCCAGATGCGCGACGGCGGCGTCGATGCGGTACATGTGACCATCGCCTATCATGAGAATTTCCGCGAAACCGTTCTCAATATCGAGAAATGGAACCGCTGGTTCGAACAATACCCTGACCTGATCTTTCACGGGGAATGGGCCGGTGATGTTGCAAAAGCCCGTGAAACCGGCCGCACGGCGATTTTCTTTGGTTTCCAGAACCCGTCGCCCATCGAAGATGACATCGGCCTTGTCGAAGTGCTCCACAAGCTGGGCGCGCGGTTCATGCAGCTGAGCTATAACAATCAGTCGCTTCTGGCGACCGGGTGCTATGAGGCCGAGGACCCCGGCATCACCCGCATGGGCAAGCAGGTCATCAAGGAAATGAACCGGGTCGGGTTGGTCGTGGACATGAGCCATTCGGCGGACCGTTCCACCATCGAGGCCGCAGATATATCCGAGAGGCCCATCGCCATCACGCACGCGAACCTGCACGCATGGCAACCCGCCCTGCGTAACAAGCGCGACGACGTGGTGCGCGCGGTGGTGGAGAACGGCGGCATGATGGGCTTTTCGCTTTACCCGCATCACCTCAAGGGCAAGGGCGATTGCACCGTGCAATCCTTCTGCGAGATGGTGGCGCAGGCCGCTGAACGCTTTGGCACCGAACATTTCGGCATCGGATCGGACCTGTGTCAGGATCAACCCGACAGCGTGGTGGAATGGATGCGCGTTGGCCGCTGGTCGAAAGAGATCGACTATGGCGAAGGCTCGGCGTCCAATCCCGGCTTTCCGCCGATGCCCGACTGGTTCCGCGACAACCGCGATTTCGGCAATATCGAGGAGGGCCTGCATGGCGTGGGCTTTTCCGACGCAGAGGTCGCCGGCCTGATGGGCGACAACTGGCACCGCTTTTTCGACGAAAACTTCACCCCGGCACATGAGGCGCCGGATACCTGA